The Nicotiana tabacum cultivar K326 chromosome 14, ASM71507v2, whole genome shotgun sequence genome contains a region encoding:
- the LOC107771731 gene encoding protein ABA DEFICIENT 4, chloroplastic-like isoform X1 gives MAISSSCFCYLFISPKLQTNCRPSALTSNIYTKRNNAASFALGPVNSDLSRQKVKELGSKLSTGWSFMGGSRIVIRPNLTRNLLQRKSSMVSASWFSSSEIATTAFPLGSVAVLPFYVFMIVAPKAEFTHKVMESKLTYIVLGLLYAYILYLSWIPDTLQLLFHYQDLIPDQAGITQLFSREMSLASAWIHILVMDLFAARLVYLDGLENCIETRHSVSLCLMSCPIGAISHFITKALSKRSNKDNLRI, from the exons ATGGCCATCTCTTCTTCTTGTTTCTGCTACCTTTTCATCTCACCCAAG TTGCAGACGAACTGCAGGCCTTCTGCTTTGACATCAAACATCTATACAAAGAGGAACAATGCTGCATCTTTTGCTCTTGGACCAGTGAACTCTGATCTTTCACGTCAAAAAGTTAAGGAATTAGGAAGCAAGTTAAGCACTGGTTGGAGTTTTATGGGAGGATCAAGAATCGTTATTCGTCCAAATCTTACAAGAAATCTTCTGCAAAGAAAGAGCTCAATGGTGTCTGCCTCAT GGTTTTCAAGTTCTGAAATCGCTACAACTGCATTCCCGTTGGGATCAGTAGCAGTTCTTCCCTTTTATGTCTTCATGATTGTGGCACCTAAAGCTGAATTT ACTCACAAAGTGATGGAAAGCAAACTAACTTATATTGTGCTTGGACTTCTGTACGCATATATCTTGTACCTTTCCTGGATACCAGATACGCTTCAGCTATTATTTCATTATCAAGATCTGATTCCAGAT CAAGCTGGTATAACTCAGTTGTTCTCTCGGGAAATGTCATTAGCTTCTGCATGGATTCACATCTTGGTTATGGATCTTTTTGCTGCAAG GCTGGTTTATCTTGATGGATTGGAGAATTGTATCGAAACCCGCCATTCTGTGTCATTGTGCTTGATGTCTTGCCCCATTGGAGCTATTAGTCATTTTATCACCAAAGCTCTATCCAAGAGAAGCAACAAAGATAATTTACGAATTTAA
- the LOC107771731 gene encoding protein ABA DEFICIENT 4, chloroplastic-like isoform X2 produces the protein MAISSSCFCYLFISPKTNCRPSALTSNIYTKRNNAASFALGPVNSDLSRQKVKELGSKLSTGWSFMGGSRIVIRPNLTRNLLQRKSSMVSASWFSSSEIATTAFPLGSVAVLPFYVFMIVAPKAEFTHKVMESKLTYIVLGLLYAYILYLSWIPDTLQLLFHYQDLIPDQAGITQLFSREMSLASAWIHILVMDLFAARLVYLDGLENCIETRHSVSLCLMSCPIGAISHFITKALSKRSNKDNLRI, from the exons ATGGCCATCTCTTCTTCTTGTTTCTGCTACCTTTTCATCTCACCCAAG ACGAACTGCAGGCCTTCTGCTTTGACATCAAACATCTATACAAAGAGGAACAATGCTGCATCTTTTGCTCTTGGACCAGTGAACTCTGATCTTTCACGTCAAAAAGTTAAGGAATTAGGAAGCAAGTTAAGCACTGGTTGGAGTTTTATGGGAGGATCAAGAATCGTTATTCGTCCAAATCTTACAAGAAATCTTCTGCAAAGAAAGAGCTCAATGGTGTCTGCCTCAT GGTTTTCAAGTTCTGAAATCGCTACAACTGCATTCCCGTTGGGATCAGTAGCAGTTCTTCCCTTTTATGTCTTCATGATTGTGGCACCTAAAGCTGAATTT ACTCACAAAGTGATGGAAAGCAAACTAACTTATATTGTGCTTGGACTTCTGTACGCATATATCTTGTACCTTTCCTGGATACCAGATACGCTTCAGCTATTATTTCATTATCAAGATCTGATTCCAGAT CAAGCTGGTATAACTCAGTTGTTCTCTCGGGAAATGTCATTAGCTTCTGCATGGATTCACATCTTGGTTATGGATCTTTTTGCTGCAAG GCTGGTTTATCTTGATGGATTGGAGAATTGTATCGAAACCCGCCATTCTGTGTCATTGTGCTTGATGTCTTGCCCCATTGGAGCTATTAGTCATTTTATCACCAAAGCTCTATCCAAGAGAAGCAACAAAGATAATTTACGAATTTAA